The following proteins are co-located in the Pseudomonas sp. DY-1 genome:
- a CDS encoding xanthine dehydrogenase family protein molybdopterin-binding subunit, translating to MNDLFLPGLSRRGFLKASAAAGGGLLISFTLPGLMGFAEAADGDFSPNAYIRIDRSGKVTFIIQPVEMGQGTYTSMPALIAEELEVSLDQVVIEHAPADDKRYANPMLGFQVTGGSTSIPANWIPLRQAGATARTLLVTAAAQQWSVPAGSCKVENGVVVHPDSGRKLGYGELADAAAKLPVPGEVPLKDPAQFKLIGTPAKRTDGPAKVTGRAMFGIDARPEGVKVAAITICPIIGGTLAEVDDAPAMAVKGVHKVVRTKDAVAVIADHTGAARKGLAALQIKWNEGENGKVSSADMLKNIAEASKAEGVKVRAEGDVPAAMAKATKKVEVVYQVPFLAHACMEPVNCTAHVRKDGCDLWLGIQVPARAKTLAAQLTGLPEESVQVHNQLLGGGFGRRLETDFVGHAVEVAKQVDYPVKVIYSREEDIRHSSLRPFHYNHLSAGLDEQGHPIAWSHKVTGGSIIARWAPGLFKNGIDGDAARDACGPYGFPNLAVHYVRHEPPKGITPAFWRGVGHTQNCFMVEGFLDELAVMSKIDPFTYRYPLLEKHPRAVKVLETLREKSAWDSPLPAGKGRGVALTYCFGTYAAQVAEVSVDANGMVTVNKVICVVDCGIPINPDTVVAQIQGGTVFGLTAVLFGNITFKDGRVEQGNFDSYRLLRLNEVPPIETHIINSGESPGGLGEVSTVVIAPAVVNAIFAATGKRLRTLPVDPAQLKPA from the coding sequence ATGAACGATCTCTTCCTGCCTGGCCTCAGCCGCCGGGGATTTCTCAAGGCCAGCGCCGCTGCAGGTGGTGGCCTGCTGATCAGTTTCACGCTGCCGGGGTTGATGGGGTTTGCCGAGGCCGCCGATGGAGACTTCAGCCCCAACGCCTACATTCGCATCGATCGCAGCGGCAAGGTGACGTTCATCATCCAGCCGGTGGAAATGGGGCAGGGCACCTACACCTCGATGCCCGCGCTGATTGCCGAGGAGCTGGAGGTGTCGCTCGATCAGGTCGTGATCGAACACGCTCCGGCCGACGACAAGCGCTACGCCAACCCCATGCTGGGTTTCCAGGTTACCGGCGGCTCGACTTCGATACCCGCCAACTGGATACCCCTGCGCCAGGCCGGCGCCACTGCGCGCACCCTGCTGGTGACAGCAGCCGCGCAGCAGTGGTCGGTGCCGGCAGGGAGTTGCAAGGTCGAGAACGGCGTCGTGGTCCACCCGGACAGCGGTCGCAAGCTCGGCTACGGGGAATTGGCAGACGCTGCCGCCAAGCTGCCGGTTCCTGGTGAGGTACCGCTCAAGGACCCGGCGCAGTTCAAGCTGATTGGTACCCCTGCCAAACGCACAGATGGTCCCGCCAAAGTCACGGGCAGGGCCATGTTCGGCATCGATGCCCGCCCCGAGGGGGTGAAGGTTGCCGCGATCACCATCTGCCCGATCATCGGCGGCACCCTGGCCGAGGTGGACGACGCCCCTGCCATGGCGGTCAAGGGCGTGCACAAAGTGGTGCGTACCAAGGATGCGGTGGCAGTGATCGCCGACCACACGGGTGCGGCACGCAAGGGCTTGGCGGCGCTGCAGATCAAGTGGAATGAAGGCGAGAATGGCAAGGTTTCCAGCGCCGATATGCTTAAGAACATCGCCGAAGCCTCAAAGGCCGAAGGCGTGAAAGTGCGCGCCGAAGGAGACGTGCCGGCTGCCATGGCCAAGGCGACGAAGAAGGTCGAGGTGGTTTACCAGGTACCGTTCCTCGCCCATGCCTGCATGGAGCCGGTCAACTGCACGGCACACGTGCGCAAGGATGGTTGCGACCTCTGGCTGGGCATTCAGGTGCCGGCGCGGGCCAAGACGCTGGCGGCGCAGCTTACCGGCCTGCCCGAAGAGTCTGTGCAGGTACATAACCAGCTGCTGGGCGGCGGTTTCGGTCGGCGACTGGAAACGGACTTCGTCGGCCATGCGGTGGAAGTCGCCAAGCAGGTGGACTACCCGGTGAAGGTCATCTACTCCCGCGAGGAAGACATTCGCCACAGTAGCCTGCGGCCTTTCCACTACAACCACCTGTCCGCTGGCCTCGATGAGCAGGGGCATCCCATTGCCTGGAGCCACAAGGTCACCGGCGGGTCCATCATCGCGCGCTGGGCGCCGGGCCTATTCAAGAACGGTATAGATGGCGATGCCGCGCGCGATGCCTGTGGCCCCTACGGCTTCCCTAACCTTGCGGTGCACTACGTGCGCCACGAACCACCCAAGGGCATTACCCCGGCTTTCTGGCGCGGTGTTGGCCACACCCAGAACTGCTTCATGGTGGAAGGCTTCCTCGACGAGCTGGCGGTAATGAGCAAGATCGATCCGTTCACGTACCGCTACCCGTTGCTGGAGAAACATCCGCGTGCGGTGAAGGTGCTGGAAACCCTGAGGGAGAAATCCGCCTGGGATTCGCCGCTACCGGCCGGCAAAGGCCGTGGCGTCGCGCTGACCTACTGCTTCGGCACCTATGCCGCGCAGGTTGCGGAAGTCAGCGTGGATGCCAACGGAATGGTGACCGTGAACAAGGTCATCTGCGTGGTGGACTGCGGCATTCCCATCAACCCGGACACCGTGGTCGCGCAGATCCAGGGCGGCACGGTCTTCGGCCTGACGGCGGTGCTGTTCGGCAACATCACCTTCAAGGACGGCCGGGTGGAGCAAGGCAACTTCGACAGCTACCGCCTGCTGCGCCTCAACGAGGTGCCGCCCATCGAGACCCACATCATCAACAGTGGCGAGTCGCCGGGTGGCCTGGGTGAGGTGTCCACCGTGGTCATCGCCCCGGCGGTGGTCAATGCCATCTTTGCCGCCACCGGTAAGCGCCTGCGCACCCTGCCCGTCGATCCGGCGCAGTTGAAACCGGCCTGA
- a CDS encoding (2Fe-2S)-binding protein encodes MALTLKINGAEHSVDVDPDTPLLWVLRDVLGMTGTKFGCGMALCGACTVHMNGAAVRSCVMPVSSMVGAEITTIEGIGATDAGKRIQEAWLAKEVVQCGYCQSGQIMSASALLATNPNPGDAEIDGAMSGNICRCGTYLRIREAIKVAAQAQPAKGEGAA; translated from the coding sequence ATGGCCCTCACCCTGAAGATCAATGGCGCTGAGCACAGCGTCGATGTCGATCCCGATACGCCGCTGCTCTGGGTACTGCGCGACGTGCTGGGCATGACTGGAACCAAGTTCGGCTGCGGAATGGCCCTGTGTGGGGCGTGCACCGTACACATGAATGGTGCGGCAGTACGCTCCTGCGTGATGCCGGTCAGCAGTATGGTCGGTGCGGAAATCACCACCATCGAAGGCATCGGCGCAACCGACGCCGGCAAGCGTATACAGGAGGCATGGCTGGCCAAGGAAGTGGTGCAGTGCGGCTACTGCCAGTCGGGACAGATCATGTCGGCGAGCGCGCTGCTGGCGACCAACCCCAATCCCGGCGACGCGGAAATCGATGGCGCGATGTCCGGGAACATCTGTCGCTGCGGAACCTATCTGCGCATCCGCGAAGCCATCAAGGTTGCGGCCCAGGCACAACCTGCCAAAGGGGAGGGCGCAGCATGA
- a CDS encoding HlyD family secretion protein, which translates to MNTHTVIVPEQDAAAATNSRGKRLLLMGVAPVLAVGLGLAAYLHGGRFVETDNAYAKADKVPISADVSGTITEVLTRENDRVSAGQLLFRIDPASFRIAVARAEARLAQVRTDLAALKASYQEKSSELALARTRHAYAEKDLQRQANLAQKGYLSPARLDESRQATQIAAQEIDAREHDLKRIAENLGGSPALPVEQHPSYLSAQAELEQARLDLQRSEVRASLAGSISKVPQPGQYISAGNTAMTLVVDDNLWVEANFPEKDLTYVRPGQPVDVRFDIYPDATWHGEVESLSPATGSEFSVLPAQNATGNWVKVAQRVPVRIHLRPDAQQPPLRAGLSAVVEIDTGHHRSLASLLP; encoded by the coding sequence ATGAACACCCACACGGTCATCGTTCCCGAACAGGACGCAGCGGCCGCCACCAACTCCCGCGGCAAACGCCTGTTGCTGATGGGCGTCGCCCCTGTTCTTGCCGTAGGCCTGGGACTGGCCGCCTATCTCCACGGTGGACGCTTTGTCGAAACCGACAACGCCTATGCCAAGGCTGACAAGGTGCCGATCAGCGCCGATGTATCCGGCACCATCACCGAGGTGCTGACCCGCGAGAACGATAGGGTGAGTGCCGGGCAGCTGCTATTCCGTATCGACCCGGCAAGCTTCCGCATCGCCGTTGCCCGGGCCGAGGCGCGCCTGGCACAGGTACGTACCGACCTCGCCGCGCTGAAAGCCAGCTACCAGGAAAAATCCTCCGAACTGGCCCTGGCCCGTACCCGTCACGCCTACGCCGAGAAAGACCTGCAGCGCCAGGCGAACCTCGCGCAGAAAGGCTATCTCTCCCCGGCAAGGCTCGACGAATCGCGCCAGGCCACCCAGATCGCCGCGCAAGAAATCGACGCCCGCGAGCACGATCTAAAGCGCATCGCCGAGAACCTCGGCGGCAGCCCGGCACTGCCGGTGGAGCAACACCCGAGCTACCTCAGCGCCCAGGCCGAGCTGGAACAGGCGCGCCTGGACCTGCAACGCTCCGAAGTGCGCGCGTCGCTCGCCGGGAGCATCAGCAAGGTGCCGCAACCTGGCCAGTACATCAGTGCCGGCAATACCGCCATGACCCTGGTGGTGGATGACAATCTCTGGGTGGAAGCCAACTTCCCCGAGAAGGACCTGACCTACGTGCGCCCCGGCCAACCGGTCGATGTGCGCTTCGACATCTACCCGGACGCCACCTGGCACGGCGAAGTGGAAAGCCTGAGTCCGGCCACCGGTTCGGAGTTCTCGGTACTGCCAGCGCAGAACGCCACCGGCAACTGGGTGAAGGTGGCGCAGCGGGTACCCGTGCGCATCCACCTGCGACCCGACGCCCAGCAGCCACCGCTACGCGCCGGCCTCAGTGCGGTGGTGGAGATCGATACCGGCCACCACCGCAGCCTCGCCAGCCTGCTGCCCTGA
- a CDS encoding alkaline phosphatase D family protein: MSAVSLQANLPIVLAGPMLRRIEARRLVFWLVGSRRLSPVLRLSVDGGVEYPLGEDCCRVIPFGRHAFLHLIDLRLEISLPLDQQIDYDLLIDDDGIGHWAPHLVHEHATTPSFVLRSRIDQLLHGSCRKPHFPANDGLLCADRLLAADPKPEQRPALLMLSGDQVYTDDVAGPMLRAIHQLIARLGLFDERLEGAIVSDSAALYGHAACYYHRADLLPALESNETLRERFFGGARKPIFTSANAENHLVTLAEVMAMYLLVWSPVPWELVEPQMPPLDAGKIDRYRLEETRLVDFRAGLPGVARVFAHLPTLMIFDDHDITDDWNLSAQWELTAYGHPFSKRIIGNALVAYMLCQGWGNDPRAFSEVLDKAEALAATAADDNHLDSTALDGLIDRLITFNHWQYVMPTTPALVVLDTRTRRWRSEIDLQRPSGLLDWEALCELQQELLDHPSAIIVSPAPVFGVKLIETVQRVFSAFGQPLLVDAENWMAHRGAAQVILNIFRHSRTPGSYVILSGDVHYSFVYEVLIRHRQQGPKIWQITSSGIKNEFPRRLLDVFDRLNRWLYSPRSPLNWFTKRRPMKVMPRTPEHSKAGERLWNSAGLGQVFFDTEGRPSRIFQLNANGTEPTEFLEQRDDQPDGLPVARRV, translated from the coding sequence ATGTCCGCAGTCTCCCTCCAGGCAAATCTCCCCATCGTCCTCGCCGGCCCCATGCTGCGCCGCATCGAAGCCCGTCGGCTGGTGTTCTGGCTGGTCGGTTCGCGCAGGCTCTCGCCGGTGCTGAGATTATCCGTGGACGGTGGCGTCGAGTATCCGCTGGGCGAAGACTGCTGCCGGGTGATTCCTTTCGGCCGTCATGCCTTCCTGCACCTGATCGACCTGCGACTGGAAATCTCCCTGCCCCTCGACCAGCAGATCGACTACGACCTTCTGATCGACGACGACGGCATCGGCCATTGGGCGCCGCACCTGGTCCATGAGCACGCAACAACGCCGAGCTTCGTCCTGCGATCGCGTATCGACCAGTTGCTTCACGGCTCTTGCCGCAAGCCGCACTTCCCGGCCAACGACGGCCTGCTCTGCGCCGACCGCCTGCTGGCAGCCGACCCGAAACCCGAGCAGCGCCCCGCCCTGCTGATGCTCAGCGGGGACCAGGTCTATACCGATGATGTGGCCGGTCCGATGCTGCGCGCCATCCATCAACTGATCGCGCGGCTTGGCCTGTTCGACGAGAGGCTGGAGGGGGCGATCGTCAGCGACAGCGCGGCGTTGTACGGCCATGCCGCCTGCTACTACCACCGGGCGGACCTGTTGCCCGCGCTGGAGAGCAACGAAACCCTGCGCGAACGTTTCTTCGGCGGCGCGCGCAAGCCCATCTTCACCAGCGCTAATGCGGAAAATCATCTGGTGACCCTGGCCGAAGTCATGGCCATGTACCTGCTGGTCTGGTCGCCGGTGCCCTGGGAACTTGTGGAACCGCAGATGCCCCCGCTGGACGCCGGGAAAATCGATCGCTATCGCCTGGAAGAAACCCGACTGGTCGATTTCCGCGCTGGGCTGCCGGGCGTCGCGAGGGTGTTTGCCCACCTGCCGACCCTGATGATCTTCGACGACCATGACATCACCGACGACTGGAACCTGTCTGCACAGTGGGAGCTGACCGCCTACGGCCACCCCTTCTCCAAGCGCATCATCGGCAATGCGCTGGTTGCCTACATGCTGTGTCAAGGCTGGGGCAACGACCCCAGGGCGTTCAGCGAGGTGCTGGACAAGGCCGAGGCACTGGCCGCCACCGCCGCCGACGACAATCATCTCGACAGCACGGCGTTGGACGGGCTGATCGACCGCCTGATCACCTTCAACCACTGGCAGTACGTGATGCCCACGACACCGGCGCTGGTGGTATTGGACACCCGGACCCGCCGCTGGCGCAGCGAGATCGACCTCCAGCGCCCATCCGGCCTGCTGGACTGGGAGGCCCTGTGCGAACTGCAACAGGAACTGCTGGATCATCCATCGGCGATCATCGTCTCCCCGGCGCCGGTCTTCGGGGTCAAGTTGATCGAGACGGTCCAGCGGGTCTTCAGCGCCTTCGGCCAACCACTGCTGGTGGATGCGGAAAACTGGATGGCCCACCGTGGCGCGGCCCAGGTGATCCTGAATATCTTCCGCCACTCGCGCACACCGGGGTCCTACGTGATCCTGTCCGGCGACGTGCATTACTCCTTCGTCTATGAAGTGCTGATCCGCCATCGCCAGCAAGGCCCGAAGATCTGGCAGATCACCAGCAGCGGCATCAAGAACGAGTTTCCAAGGCGCTTGCTGGATGTATTCGACCGCCTCAACCGCTGGCTCTACTCGCCGCGTTCTCCGTTGAACTGGTTCACCAAGCGGCGCCCGATGAAGGTGATGCCGCGCACGCCGGAACACAGCAAGGCCGGCGAACGGCTGTGGAACTCCGCAGGTCTCGGCCAGGTGTTCTTCGATACCGAGGGGCGGCCTTCGCGCATCTTCCAGCTCAACGCCAATGGCACCGAACCCACCGAGTTCCTCGAACAACGAGACGACCAACCGGACGGACTTCCCGTGGCGCGGCGGGTATGA
- a CDS encoding group II truncated hemoglobin, with translation MSNTPLFGNGDASYQAAGGIDGLRRLVDDFYRLMDELPEAADLRRLHPDSLEQSRDKLACFLSGWLGGPKLFSEKYGSISIPSFHAQWPIDESLSGAWLGCMERAIAQQPFSPEFAEYLLAQLKVPAHRVVQASRARHG, from the coding sequence ATGAGCAACACTCCCCTCTTCGGCAACGGCGATGCTTCCTACCAGGCCGCTGGTGGCATCGACGGCCTGCGACGCCTGGTGGACGACTTCTACCGGCTGATGGACGAGCTGCCGGAAGCCGCCGACCTGCGTCGCCTGCACCCGGATAGTCTGGAGCAATCCCGCGACAAGCTGGCCTGTTTCCTCAGCGGCTGGCTGGGCGGCCCGAAGCTCTTCAGCGAGAAATACGGGTCCATTTCGATACCCTCCTTCCACGCCCAGTGGCCCATCGACGAATCCCTCAGCGGCGCCTGGCTGGGCTGCATGGAGCGGGCCATCGCCCAGCAGCCCTTCTCGCCCGAGTTCGCCGAGTACCTGCTTGCACAGCTGAAGGTGCCGGCCCACCGAGTGGTGCAGGCGAGCCGCGCAAGGCACGGCTGA
- a CDS encoding MarR family winged helix-turn-helix transcriptional regulator encodes MPRLEESIGFLLADASRLMRRSFEQHITGSSLTLAQARALAHVARNEGCRQVELADQLEVKPITLARLLDQLEQAELVERRPDPDDRRAYRLYLRPRADKALDDIRTAGAAMLAVALDGFSEAETAALSSALRKMRSNLSSR; translated from the coding sequence ATGCCCCGCCTCGAAGAGAGCATCGGCTTCCTCCTGGCCGATGCTTCCCGCCTGATGCGCCGCTCCTTCGAGCAGCACATCACTGGCAGCAGCCTCACCCTTGCCCAAGCCCGCGCCCTGGCACATGTCGCGCGCAACGAAGGTTGTCGCCAGGTCGAGCTGGCCGACCAGTTGGAGGTCAAACCCATCACCCTTGCCCGCCTGCTGGATCAACTGGAGCAAGCCGAACTGGTGGAACGACGCCCCGACCCGGACGACCGCCGCGCCTATCGGTTGTATCTGCGCCCGCGGGCCGACAAGGCCCTGGACGACATCCGCACCGCGGGTGCGGCGATGCTCGCCGTGGCGCTGGATGGCTTCAGCGAAGCCGAAACGGCCGCGCTCTCCAGCGCCCTGCGCAAGATGCGCAGCAACCTTTCTTCCCGTTGA